One region of Oxalobacteraceae bacterium OTU3CAMAD1 genomic DNA includes:
- a CDS encoding aromatic ring-hydroxylating dioxygenase subunit alpha has translation MFPLNQWYVAGFAWELQDKPLARTLLNQPIVLFRTAAGEIAALEDRCCHRSVPLSCGSIDGGGIRCGYHGLLYAPSGVCIEIPGQVKIPGKAKVKAYTSAVRNQVIWIWFGADADSQPPSPPPEVPAHDDPRYRYKGGAFHYQAPYQLIHDNLLDLSHVGYVHGKTIGGNARTHMEAPTTVTSEGDNVRVVRWMKASQPPATYSAAWPFKGAIDRWQEIDFKGSHLQIFTGAVDAGAEPLDDPLRGGFHMRGFHGITPETDTTSHYFWTMASSAHPDQPDNAELVYRQTEQTFEEDRVIIEAQYRNMQQFSDAPMVDIHVDAGANRARRIIALHIAEQA, from the coding sequence ATGTTCCCTCTGAATCAATGGTACGTCGCGGGCTTCGCGTGGGAGTTGCAGGACAAACCACTGGCGCGCACGCTACTCAATCAGCCCATCGTTTTGTTCCGCACCGCCGCCGGCGAGATCGCCGCGTTGGAGGATCGCTGCTGCCACCGCAGCGTCCCACTCTCCTGCGGTTCCATCGACGGCGGCGGCATCCGCTGCGGCTACCACGGCCTGCTGTATGCGCCCAGCGGCGTCTGCATCGAGATTCCGGGCCAGGTGAAAATCCCCGGCAAGGCCAAGGTCAAGGCCTATACGTCGGCGGTACGCAACCAGGTGATCTGGATCTGGTTCGGCGCCGATGCCGACAGCCAGCCGCCGAGCCCTCCACCCGAGGTGCCCGCGCACGACGATCCGCGCTACCGCTACAAGGGCGGCGCCTTCCACTACCAGGCGCCGTATCAGCTAATCCACGACAACCTGCTGGACCTCAGCCACGTCGGCTACGTGCACGGCAAAACCATCGGCGGCAACGCCCGCACCCACATGGAAGCGCCGACCACGGTGACTTCCGAGGGCGACAATGTGCGCGTGGTGCGATGGATGAAAGCCTCGCAGCCGCCGGCCACCTACTCCGCCGCCTGGCCGTTCAAGGGCGCGATCGACCGTTGGCAGGAGATCGACTTCAAAGGTAGCCATTTGCAGATCTTCACCGGCGCCGTCGATGCCGGCGCCGAACCGCTCGACGATCCGCTGCGCGGCGGTTTCCATATGCGCGGCTTCCACGGCATCACGCCGGAGACGGACACCACCTCGCACTACTTCTGGACCATGGCCAGCTCCGCCCATCCAGACCAGCCGGACAACGCGGAACTGGTCTACCGCCAGACCGAGCAAACCTTCGAGGAGGACCGCGTGATCATCGAGGCGCAGTATCGCAACATGCAGCAGTTCTCCGATGCGCCGATGGTGGACATCCATGTCGACGCCGGGGCCAATCGCGCCCGCCGCATCATCGCGCTGCACATCGCCGAACAGGCGTGA